The genomic window GAGCATCCACGCCAAGCTCTACAGCGTGCCCGCCAAGGAGCGCAACCGCGCGATTAATGAGCTGCTGGAACTCGTGGACCTGACCAAGTGGAAAGACACGCCCGCCAAGAATCTTTCCGGAGGCATGCGCCGCCGTCTGGAAATTGCCCGCGGCCTGGTGCACAGCCCGAAGATATTTTTCCTGGATGAGCCTACCACCGGCCTCGACCCGGTCTCACGCGTGGCGGTGTGGGAGATGCTGACCAACATCAAGCGGAACCGCAATCTTACCGTCCTGATCACTACGCACTACATGGATGAAGCCGACCGCCTCTGCGACCGCATTGCCATCGTGGACCACGGCAAGCTGGTTGCACTGGATACGCCCAGCGCCCTTAAGCAAACGGTCCCCGGCTCTAACGTCATAGAGGCCCAATTTGGGAATCCGCCACAAGACTGGGAGCAAATGTTGCGCAGCTTCCCTGACGTCCGCAGTGTGCAGTCCCTGGGCAGCAATGCCTACCGTCTGCTTTCCGACAACAGCTCCAAAACCGTGACCGAGCTGGTTGGGTTGGCCTTGCAGCATCAGGTCGAAGTCAATGCACTCTCGGTCCATAACACTACACTCGACGATGTTTTTGTCTACTACACCGGACGGCAGTTGCGCGACCAGGAAGTCAGCGCGCATGTCTACACCGGCTGGATCAGCGGCGGCGACCGCTGAAGAGGAGGCGCCTATGAATCGAATGATGGCCATTGTGGAGCGTGAGATGCGCAAGTTCGTGCGCTCGCCGGCATTGATGCTGGTCGCCATGGTCCTTCCCATAGTGCAGCTCATCGTGCTGGGCAACGCCTTCGGCGGCAAGATCCACGATGCGCGCCTGGGCATTGTCGACCACGACCGCACTCTCATCCAGGGAGTCGAAACCGATCGTCCGCAGGCGCTGCGCATCCGCGAAGCGCTGAATGCGATCCATGCCAATGCCCGTACGCTGGACGCGGTTGACTACAGCGACGAGAAAACCGCCGTCGAAGATGTGCACAACGGCAAAATTGATGGCGTCGTCGTCATTCCTGAAAACTACTCCCGCGATGTGTACATGGGACGGCAGCCGCGTATCGGATTAGTGCTCGACAACAGCGACAACTTCATGACCGCAACCCTCGAGCAAAATCTCAACGAGCTTGTGGTCGCGCTCAATCAACAGCCGGTCGAGCCGCGCCTGGTGCAGCAGATTGCGCTCAACGTGGTGGAACTCTATCCCTATATCGAGTACATGAAATATTTGCTGCCGGGTTCAATCGCGCTGGCTATGTTTGTCTCCGTGATGATCGGCGGCGGCATTGTCTACATTGATGACAAGGCCCGCGGGGTGCATGAGGGTTATCTCGCCACCCCG from Terriglobales bacterium includes these protein-coding regions:
- a CDS encoding ABC transporter permease codes for the protein MSTPAGSAAATAEEEAPMNRMMAIVEREMRKFVRSPALMLVAMVLPIVQLIVLGNAFGGKIHDARLGIVDHDRTLIQGVETDRPQALRIREALNAIHANARTLDAVDYSDEKTAVEDVHNGKIDGVVVIPENYSRDVYMGRQPRIGLVLDNSDNFMTATLEQNLNELVVALNQQPVEPRLVQQIALNVVELYPYIEYMKYLLPGSIALAMFVSVMIGGGIVYIDDKARGVHEGYLATPISKLELVFGLNLAGAIKAIGAGLVLTFIGSLIAGVSTAFQPATLLWLLLMIIATSAAFVTMISCMMARVEDPLVPRAVFGILNTLLFFPSGSIYPVKAFPGWLKVIANIDPFTYSVHGFKALLLRDAGFMAIWPDLLYLAAFAVVMLTGTTLLFKRTL
- a CDS encoding ATP-binding cassette domain-containing protein, which produces MNTFFKPNGGTSAEAPNAIEVEHIVKKYGDFTAVNDISFTVKEGEIFGLLGPNGAGKSTLIRMMTTLLPITSGVARIGGYDVSRDPNGARNTMGVIPQAMTSDLDLTVYENMSIHAKLYSVPAKERNRAINELLELVDLTKWKDTPAKNLSGGMRRRLEIARGLVHSPKIFFLDEPTTGLDPVSRVAVWEMLTNIKRNRNLTVLITTHYMDEADRLCDRIAIVDHGKLVALDTPSALKQTVPGSNVIEAQFGNPPQDWEQMLRSFPDVRSVQSLGSNAYRLLSDNSSKTVTELVGLALQHQVEVNALSVHNTTLDDVFVYYTGRQLRDQEVSAHVYTGWISGGDR